A DNA window from Desulforamulus hydrothermalis Lam5 = DSM 18033 contains the following coding sequences:
- the hisA gene encoding 1-(5-phosphoribosyl)-5-[(5-phosphoribosylamino)methylideneamino]imidazole-4-carboxamide isomerase encodes MILFPAIDIKEGRCVRLIEGRMESATVYSHDPAGIARTWQEQGAEFIHVVDLDGAFAGQPRNRQAIADIVRAVQVPVQVGGGIRDVETIDELLTLGVNRVILGSAAVLQPALVAEACRRYGQRVLVGIDARDGLVAIQGWGKTVQKTALELALEVKELGIERIVFTDIRRDGRLSGPNLAATGRLAKDSGLQVIASGGVSSLADIRALKDLEADGVEGAVLGKALYTGAVKLPEALAIARGERGLC; translated from the coding sequence ATGATTTTGTTTCCTGCCATAGATATAAAAGAAGGCCGTTGTGTTAGATTAATTGAAGGCCGCATGGAGAGTGCCACCGTTTATTCCCATGATCCTGCCGGCATTGCCCGCACCTGGCAGGAACAGGGGGCTGAATTTATTCATGTGGTGGATCTGGACGGTGCTTTTGCCGGGCAACCGCGCAACCGGCAGGCTATTGCTGATATTGTCCGGGCTGTTCAGGTGCCGGTACAGGTGGGCGGCGGCATCCGGGATGTAGAGACCATTGACGAGCTGCTTACCCTGGGAGTTAACCGGGTCATCCTGGGCAGTGCGGCCGTGTTGCAGCCGGCCCTGGTGGCAGAGGCCTGCCGCCGGTACGGGCAGCGGGTACTGGTGGGGATTGATGCCCGGGACGGTCTGGTTGCTATCCAAGGGTGGGGCAAAACGGTGCAAAAAACAGCCCTGGAACTGGCCTTAGAAGTTAAAGAACTGGGCATAGAGCGTATAGTGTTTACCGACATCCGGCGGGACGGCAGGCTGAGCGGCCCCAACCTGGCTGCCACCGGCCGGTTGGCCAAAGACAGCGGCCTGCAGGTAATTGCCTCCGGCGGCGTGTCTTCCCTGGCTGATATCAGAGCATTGAAAGACCTGGAGGCTGACGGGGTGGAAGGTGCTGTTCTGGGTAAAGCCCTTTATACCGGGGCGGTTAAATTGCCGGAAGCACTGGCTATAGCCCGGGGGGAGAGAGGCCTATGTTAA
- the hisF gene encoding imidazole glycerol phosphate synthase subunit HisF, with product MLMKRIIPCLDVTDGRVVKGTNFVNLRDAGDPVELAALYDREGADELVFLDITASADGRATMLEVVRRTAEEVFIPFTVGGGIRTVEDMRLMLQAGADKIAVNTAAIKNPRVIAEGAHKFGSQCIVVAIDARQVAPDRWEVYINGGRTPTGLDAVAWAVKAEELGAGEILLTSMDRDGTKEGFDLALTRTVARQVKIPVIASGGVGTLAHIAQGFTEGLADAALAASVFHFGTYTIRQTKEYLKQLGIPVRL from the coding sequence ATGTTAATGAAAAGAATTATCCCCTGTTTGGATGTAACTGACGGCAGGGTGGTTAAGGGAACGAATTTTGTTAACCTGCGGGACGCCGGTGACCCGGTGGAACTGGCTGCTCTTTACGATCGGGAAGGGGCCGATGAGCTGGTTTTTTTGGATATTACTGCTTCTGCCGACGGCCGGGCCACTATGCTGGAGGTGGTGCGGCGAACCGCCGAGGAAGTATTTATTCCCTTTACGGTGGGGGGCGGTATCCGCACGGTGGAGGACATGCGGTTGATGTTGCAGGCGGGCGCCGATAAGATTGCAGTTAATACGGCAGCCATCAAAAATCCCCGGGTTATTGCCGAGGGGGCCCATAAATTCGGCAGCCAGTGCATAGTGGTGGCTATTGACGCCAGGCAGGTGGCACCGGATCGCTGGGAGGTTTACATCAACGGCGGCCGTACCCCCACCGGTCTGGATGCGGTGGCCTGGGCGGTTAAAGCAGAGGAGCTGGGTGCCGGTGAAATACTGCTCACCAGCATGGACCGGGATGGCACCAAGGAAGGCTTTGATCTGGCCTTAACCCGTACCGTGGCCCGGCAGGTAAAAATTCCGGTCATTGCTTCCGGCGGCGTCGGTACCCTGGCACACATCGCCCAGGGTTTTACCGAAGGCTTGGCGGATGCTGCTCTGGCCGCTTCTGTCTTCCACTTTGGCACCTATACCATCCGGCAAACCAAAGAATACCTTAAACAACTGGGTATCCCCGTTCGCTTGTAA
- the hisIE gene encoding bifunctional phosphoribosyl-AMP cyclohydrolase/phosphoribosyl-ATP diphosphatase HisIE — protein MKFIIDTLKFNEAGLIPAIVQEAAGKEVLMLAWMNREAVEKTLVTGEVWFYSRSRQRLWKKGETSGHVQKLKGFYYDCDADTLLLLVEQAGGAACHEGYSSCFHNKVKPDGMVVVEGDKLFDPALVYGNRPPQAPAGSSVLDELYRLILSRKAERPADSYTTYLFEKGIDKICKKVGEECAEVIIGAKNSRAELTYETADLLYHLLVLLAHQGVEPAAVYQELAGRKK, from the coding sequence ATGAAGTTTATTATAGATACCCTCAAGTTTAACGAAGCGGGGTTAATACCCGCCATTGTACAAGAGGCAGCCGGTAAAGAGGTATTGATGCTGGCCTGGATGAACCGGGAGGCAGTGGAAAAAACCCTGGTTACCGGGGAGGTGTGGTTTTATAGCCGCAGCCGGCAAAGGTTGTGGAAAAAGGGAGAAACCTCCGGGCATGTGCAAAAATTGAAGGGCTTTTATTATGACTGCGATGCCGATACCCTGCTGCTGCTGGTGGAGCAGGCAGGCGGTGCGGCCTGCCACGAGGGCTACAGTTCCTGTTTTCATAATAAAGTTAAGCCTGATGGTATGGTGGTTGTGGAAGGCGACAAGCTATTTGATCCGGCCCTGGTTTATGGCAACCGGCCCCCGCAGGCGCCCGCGGGGTCATCCGTACTGGATGAGTTATACCGGTTAATTTTAAGCCGTAAAGCCGAGCGGCCGGCTGATTCCTACACCACTTATTTGTTTGAAAAAGGGATTGATAAGATTTGTAAAAAAGTCGGTGAAGAATGTGCCGAGGTAATTATTGGCGCCAAAAACAGCCGTGCTGAACTAACTTATGAAACGGCTGACTTGCTTTACCACCTGCTGGTTTTGCTGGCCCACCAGGGCGTGGAGCCGGCGGCTGTTTATCAGGAACTGGCCGGCAGAAAAAAATAG
- the pcrA gene encoding DNA helicase PcrA produces MDIAANLNPAQAAAVQHTEGPLLVLAGAGSGKTRVLTHRIAYILSQGVPPYNILAITFTNKAAAEMRTRVETLVPQAARDLWVTTFHSACLRILRREIQALGYGANFSIYDDADQQTLIKECLKELQIDEKRFQPRSLLGVISGAKNRLLTPEQYDRQAYDFFEQVAGRVYRLYQEKLYKNNAVDFDDLLMLTVRLFKEHPHVLGYYQTKFKYILVDEYQDTNHAQYVLVTLLAAQHRNICVVGDPNQSIYKWRGADINNILSFERDYPEARVVKLEQNYRSTGNILEAANAVIKNNSEAKELKLWTAKGKGDLIHVFRAENERLEAYFIADRIKDLHFSGRRNYREMAVLYRTNAQSRVFEEVFLRQGIPYTVFGGARFYDRKEIKDLLAYLRLLVNPADSQSLLRIINVPKRGIGAASLEKITAYALAQGLSLLQALTAVEEIPGVPAKARSQCRLLADLLDNLAKQATFLSVTEITEEVLNSTGYRAELTAEDTVEARTRLENLQEFLTVTKEFDQQQGEAAGLVDFLANISLVTDLDRHDPEADQVVLMTLHSAKGLEFPVVFLTGMEEGVFPHSRALVDQSEMEEERRLAYVGITRAEEQLYLTHCWERTLFGRTNMNPRSRFLEEIPGELTDAAKPLPGKQDSVTGWGSQAAGATKTAAQAGTFLLGDRVRHRKWGEGVIVKVSGEGGDAELTVAFPEQGLKTLIAQYAPLEKV; encoded by the coding sequence ATGGACATAGCAGCGAATCTGAATCCTGCCCAGGCAGCGGCGGTGCAGCATACAGAAGGCCCCCTGCTGGTGCTGGCCGGGGCCGGCTCAGGTAAGACAAGGGTACTTACCCACCGGATTGCCTATATTTTAAGCCAGGGGGTGCCGCCTTACAACATTTTGGCAATCACCTTTACCAATAAAGCAGCGGCCGAAATGAGAACCCGGGTGGAAACCTTAGTGCCGCAGGCAGCCAGGGATTTGTGGGTAACTACCTTTCACAGCGCTTGCCTGCGTATTCTCAGAAGGGAAATTCAAGCCCTGGGCTACGGTGCCAACTTTTCCATTTACGACGATGCTGACCAGCAGACACTAATCAAAGAGTGCCTTAAGGAACTGCAAATTGATGAAAAGCGTTTTCAGCCCCGAAGTCTGCTGGGGGTTATTTCAGGGGCTAAAAACCGGTTGTTGACGCCGGAACAGTATGATCGTCAGGCCTACGACTTTTTTGAACAAGTGGCCGGGCGGGTCTACCGCTTGTATCAGGAAAAGCTGTATAAAAACAATGCAGTGGATTTTGACGATTTGCTGATGCTAACGGTGCGGCTGTTTAAGGAACATCCGCATGTGCTGGGCTATTACCAGACTAAATTTAAATATATTTTGGTGGACGAGTACCAGGATACCAACCATGCCCAGTATGTGCTGGTAACCCTGCTGGCGGCGCAACACCGCAATATCTGTGTGGTGGGAGATCCCAACCAATCTATCTACAAGTGGCGGGGGGCGGATATCAACAATATTTTGAGCTTTGAGCGGGATTATCCGGAGGCCCGGGTGGTTAAACTGGAACAAAATTACCGCTCCACAGGCAACATTTTGGAAGCTGCCAACGCTGTCATTAAAAATAACAGCGAGGCGAAAGAACTGAAACTCTGGACCGCTAAAGGAAAAGGTGACCTTATTCATGTTTTCCGGGCGGAGAACGAGCGGCTGGAGGCCTATTTTATTGCGGACCGCATTAAAGATTTGCATTTCAGCGGTCGCCGCAATTACCGGGAGATGGCCGTGCTTTATCGCACCAATGCCCAATCCCGGGTTTTTGAAGAAGTTTTCCTGCGCCAGGGTATTCCCTATACTGTTTTTGGGGGAGCCAGGTTCTATGACCGGAAGGAAATTAAGGACTTACTGGCTTATTTAAGGTTGCTGGTAAACCCGGCCGACAGCCAGAGCCTGCTGCGCATTATTAACGTTCCCAAGCGCGGCATCGGGGCTGCTTCCCTGGAGAAAATCACCGCCTACGCCCTGGCACAAGGGTTGAGCCTGCTGCAGGCGCTGACCGCGGTGGAGGAAATTCCGGGTGTGCCGGCGAAAGCACGCAGCCAATGCCGGCTGCTGGCTGACCTGTTGGATAATCTGGCCAAACAAGCCACCTTCCTTTCAGTGACAGAAATAACCGAAGAAGTCCTTAACAGTACCGGCTACCGGGCCGAATTGACTGCTGAGGATACAGTAGAAGCCAGGACGCGGCTGGAAAACTTGCAGGAATTTCTCACAGTGACGAAGGAATTTGATCAGCAGCAAGGGGAAGCGGCCGGTCTGGTGGATTTTCTTGCCAATATTTCACTGGTTACCGACCTGGACAGGCATGATCCGGAAGCAGACCAGGTGGTGCTGATGACCCTGCACAGTGCCAAAGGTTTAGAATTCCCGGTGGTTTTTTTAACCGGTATGGAAGAAGGGGTTTTTCCCCACAGCCGGGCTTTGGTTGACCAGTCCGAGATGGAAGAAGAGCGCCGGCTGGCTTATGTGGGCATTACCAGGGCGGAAGAACAGCTTTACTTAACCCACTGCTGGGAAAGAACACTTTTTGGGCGAACCAATATGAATCCCCGCTCCCGGTTCCTGGAGGAGATTCCCGGTGAGCTGACGGATGCCGCCAAACCTTTACCCGGCAAGCAAGACTCTGTAACCGGTTGGGGCAGTCAAGCTGCCGGGGCAACCAAAACTGCGGCACAAGCCGGCACCTTTTTGCTGGGAGACCGGGTGCGTCATCGTAAATGGGGCGAAGGCGTGATTGTAAAAGTGTCCGGCGAAGGCGGGGATGCCGAACTGACCGTGGCTTTCCCGGAGCAGGGTTTAAAAACCTTAATCGCTCAATATGCGCCATTAGAAAAGGTTTAA
- a CDS encoding lipid II flippase Amj family protein gives MDRLMAVVVLTAVIHLINTLIYAVRPAGVITGRLATAYSLFNVIFLIAQTANMLQAPLLSSIIEHAIQRGTEAAGSGAALLQSVAYRQELAHLNVQVRTVILGATLGTLVGGLFIPTFITFFTKGIYLFDQVRSVPKMIGLLLFSPVKAASQVRQAVRIPNRQFFLQALRQKINIPKKFLVLNVLVTGIYTTAVLSAIYAGALYPEFRSTAAFLSGIINGIATVLFATVVDPTAAGITDQALRGERPEQDIKQMCFYLALTRLLGTILAQLFFVPAALIIKYAAQLIARGGF, from the coding sequence ATGGACCGCTTAATGGCAGTGGTGGTATTAACCGCCGTGATACACTTGATTAATACCTTGATTTACGCTGTGCGTCCCGCCGGGGTAATAACCGGGCGGCTGGCCACCGCCTATTCACTTTTTAATGTAATATTTTTGATTGCACAAACCGCCAATATGTTGCAGGCGCCGTTACTTTCATCAATTATTGAGCACGCTATCCAGCGCGGCACGGAGGCGGCAGGCAGCGGAGCGGCGTTGCTGCAATCGGTGGCCTACCGTCAGGAACTGGCGCATCTGAATGTGCAGGTGCGGACGGTAATTTTAGGGGCGACTTTGGGTACCCTGGTGGGAGGCTTATTTATCCCCACTTTTATTACCTTCTTTACCAAGGGTATATATTTGTTTGATCAGGTGCGGTCGGTACCCAAAATGATCGGGTTGCTGCTGTTTTCGCCGGTCAAAGCGGCCAGCCAGGTCAGGCAGGCTGTGCGCATACCCAACCGGCAGTTTTTTCTGCAGGCCCTTCGACAAAAAATTAACATTCCCAAAAAATTTCTGGTGCTTAATGTGCTGGTTACCGGCATATATACCACAGCGGTGCTGTCAGCCATTTATGCCGGTGCCTTATATCCCGAATTTCGTTCTACGGCAGCTTTTTTATCCGGCATCATTAACGGTATTGCCACCGTTTTATTTGCCACGGTGGTGGATCCTACGGCTGCCGGCATTACTGACCAGGCTCTGCGGGGAGAAAGGCCGGAGCAGGATATTAAGCAAATGTGCTTTTACCTGGCTCTTACCCGCTTGCTGGGCACGATACTGGCGCAGCTGTTTTTTGTACCAGCCGCCTTAATTATTAAATATGCAGCGCAATTGATTGCCCGGGGCGGCTTTTAA